A genomic window from Glycine max cultivar Williams 82 chromosome 17, Glycine_max_v4.0, whole genome shotgun sequence includes:
- the LOC100782534 gene encoding amino acid permease 6: MGSMHIETPETFADGSKNFDDDGRAKRTGTWITASAHIITAVIGSGVLSLAWAIAQMGWVAGPAVLFVFSLITYFTSTLLADCYRSPDPVHGKRNYTYSEVVKANLGGRKFQLCGLAQYINLVGVTIGYTITASLSMGAVKKSNCLHKHGHQDECKVKDNAFMIAFACIQILLSQIPNFHKLSWLSIVAAVMSFAYSSIGLGLSIAKIIGGGHVRTTLTGVEVSGTEKVWKMFQAIGDIAFAYAFSNVLIEIQDTLKSSPPENKVMKRASLIGIMTTTLFYVLCGCLGYAAFGNDAPSNFLTGFGFYEPFWLIDFANVCIAVHLVGAYQVFVQPIFGFVEKWSKENWTESQFINGEHTLNIPLCGSYNVNFFRVVWRTAYVIITAVVAMLLPFFNDFLALIGALSFWPLTVYFPIEMYIKKSNMQRFSFTWTWLKILSWVCLIISIISLVGSIQGLSVSIKKYKPFQAEQ; the protein is encoded by the exons ATGGGAAGCATGCACATAGAAACCCCAGAAACTTTTGCTGATGGTAGCAAAAACTTCGATGATGATGGACGAGCTAAAAGAACTG GGACTTGGATTACTGCAAGTGCTCATATCATAACGGCTGTGATTGGTTCTGGAGTGCTATCTCTTGCATGGGCAATTGCACAGATGGGTTGGGTAGCTGGTCCTGCAGTGCTCTTTGtcttctctttgataacatactTCACCTCCACTCTTCTCGCTGACTGTTACCGTTCACCTGACCCTGTACATGGCAAGCGAAACTACACATATTCTGAGGTTGTCAAAGCCAACCTAG GAGGAAGAAAATTTCAGCTGTGTGGATTGGCTCAGTATATAAATCTTGTTGGTGTAACAATCGGCTACACTATAACTGCATCACTTAGTATGGG GGCGGTGAAGAAGTCGAACTGTTTACACAAACATGGCCATCAAGACGAGTGCAAAGTTAAGGACAACGCTTTTATGATTGCTTTTGCCTGCATCCAAATTCTTCTAAGCCAAATACCAAACTTCCATAAGCTCTCTTGGCTCTCTATCGTAGCAGCTGTTATGTCTTTTGCTTATTCTTCCATTGGGCTTGGCCTTTCCATAGCCAAAATCATAG GTGGGGGACACGTGCGAACAACCTTAACAGGGGTGGAAGTTTCGGGAACGGAAAAGGTTTGGAAAATGTTTCAAGCTATCGGTGACATTGCCTTTGCTTATGCTTTTTCTAATGTCCTAATTGAGATCCAG GACACACTGAAATCAAGCCCACCTGAGAACAAAGTCATGAAGAGAGCAAGTTTGATTGGCATTATGACTACAACATTGTTTTATGTACTATGTGGGTGCTTAGGCTATGCTGCATTTGGAAATGATGCACCATCTAATTTCCTCACAGGATTCGGCTTCTATGAGCCCTTTTGGCTAATAGACTTTGCCAATGTCTGCATAGCAGTGCACTTAGTTGGGGCATACCAG GTCTTTGTCCAACCTATATTTGGGTTTGTGGAAAAGTGGAGCAAAGAAAATTGGACAGAAAGCCAATTTATAAATGGCGAGCATACTTTGAACATTCCTCTATGTGGAAGCTACAATGTGAACTTCTTTAGGGTAGTGTGGAGGACTGCATATGTGATTATCACTGCCGTTGTAGCTATGTTACTCCCATTCTTCAATGACTTTTTGGCCCTTATTGGTGCACTCTCTTTCTGGCCATTGACGGTTTACTTCCCTATAGAGATGTACATTAAGAAGTCAAATATGCAAAGATTTTCCTTCACCTGGACTTGGCTCAAGATATTGAGTTGGGTTTGCTTGATCATTTCTATTATCTCACTTGTGGGTTCCATCCAAGGCCTTTCGGTTAGTATCAAGAAATACAAGCCCTTCCAAGCAGAACAATAG
- the LOC100500499 gene encoding uncharacterized protein LOC100500499 yields MGIPSELRDMLLPNKKGVLVASPAEDRKTLRSKQCTREGVRAGFKAASIAGVASAVPTLAAVRMIPWAKANLNYTAQALIISAASIASYFITADKTILECARKNAKLEDALRHNQQ; encoded by the exons ATGGGTATTCCGTCGGAACTGAGGGACATGTTGTTGCCCAACAAAAAGGGCGTCCTCGTTGCCTCTCCCGCAGAGGACAGGAAGACTTTGAGGTCCAAGCAATGCACTAGgg AAGGTGTGCGAGCTGGATTCAAGGCTGCTTCCATTGCTGGTGTTGCCAGTGCTGTGCCTACA TTGGCTGCAGTTCGTATGATTCCATGGGCAAAGGCAAACCTCAATTATACTGCTCAGGCACTTATCATATCTGCTG CATCCATCGCCTCATACTTCATCACTGCTGATAAAACTATCTTGGAGTGTGCAAGGAAAAATGCCAAGCTTGAAGATGCTTTGAGACACAATCAACAATAG